In Psychrobacter sp. P11G3, a single genomic region encodes these proteins:
- a CDS encoding alanine/glycine:cation symporter family protein translates to MENIINTIVGYIWSDALVYLALGVGIYFTIMTRAVQIRYFKEMIRLLFDKQSSSAGISSFQAFCMALSGRIGVGNIAGVATAIAAGGPGAVFWMIVMGVLGGASAFIESTLAQVYKHKVGDQYRGGSPFYIERGLKLKPFAIIVAIVTCLSYGVLVPGVQANTIADSFNTAFNIPPVITGIILVVLLGIIIFGGVKRIANFAGKVVPVMAIGYILMMVIVLAFNAQNIPAMFALIFKSAFGMDAVFGGMVGTAISWGVRRAVFSNVAGAGEATFSSAAAEVSHPAKQGLVQSFSIYIDTVLVCTATALMILSTGMYNVVTPEGVTLVDNMPGVEAGTAFTQAAVSTVFNQYGSGFVAIAIFLFAFTCLVAYYYIAETTLVYLDNKLRYPILKHVLKLVFLIVCFTGSVQSIGMMWALGDIGFGSMCYLNFIAILLLSKVALKVLKDYDEQMKLGISPVFDPRKAGVDNADFWIEYSNEHGHKKSL, encoded by the coding sequence ATGGAAAATATCATCAATACTATCGTCGGGTATATTTGGAGTGACGCCCTAGTCTATCTTGCGTTAGGTGTCGGCATATATTTTACGATTATGACTCGTGCCGTACAAATCCGTTATTTCAAAGAAATGATTAGGCTGTTGTTCGACAAACAAAGCTCATCAGCTGGGATTAGCTCCTTCCAAGCTTTCTGTATGGCATTATCAGGACGTATTGGTGTGGGTAATATCGCTGGGGTTGCAACAGCCATTGCAGCAGGTGGCCCTGGGGCGGTATTTTGGATGATTGTCATGGGTGTGTTAGGTGGTGCTAGCGCTTTTATTGAGTCTACCTTAGCGCAGGTATACAAACATAAGGTCGGTGATCAATATCGTGGCGGCTCCCCGTTCTATATTGAAAGAGGATTAAAGCTAAAACCTTTTGCTATCATCGTCGCTATCGTGACCTGTCTATCGTACGGCGTGTTAGTGCCTGGCGTTCAGGCCAATACTATTGCGGACTCTTTTAATACAGCATTTAATATACCGCCTGTTATAACAGGGATTATCCTAGTCGTACTCTTAGGTATCATTATATTTGGCGGTGTAAAGCGTATTGCTAATTTTGCAGGAAAAGTCGTACCTGTCATGGCAATTGGTTATATCCTCATGATGGTGATTGTATTGGCATTTAACGCTCAAAATATCCCTGCAATGTTTGCACTTATCTTTAAGAGCGCTTTTGGTATGGATGCAGTGTTTGGTGGTATGGTTGGGACCGCAATCTCTTGGGGCGTACGCCGTGCTGTTTTCTCAAACGTTGCGGGTGCTGGCGAGGCGACCTTTAGCTCAGCGGCAGCCGAAGTATCACATCCTGCTAAACAAGGCTTAGTGCAAAGCTTCTCTATCTACATCGATACGGTGCTTGTCTGTACTGCAACAGCGTTGATGATTCTATCAACTGGTATGTATAACGTGGTGACCCCCGAAGGTGTAACCCTAGTTGATAATATGCCTGGTGTTGAAGCTGGTACAGCATTTACCCAAGCGGCTGTCTCCACTGTCTTTAACCAGTATGGAAGTGGTTTTGTTGCGATTGCTATCTTTTTATTCGCCTTCACCTGCTTGGTTGCTTATTACTATATTGCCGAAACTACGTTGGTCTATTTGGACAATAAACTGCGCTACCCCATTCTCAAGCATGTACTCAAACTGGTCTTTTTAATCGTTTGTTTCACGGGTAGTGTCCAGTCGATCGGTATGATGTGGGCATTAGGTGATATAGGCTTTGGTAGTATGTGCTACTTGAATTTCATTGCCATTTTACTGCTAAGTAAAGTTGCTCTAAAAGTTCTAAAAGACTACGACGAGCAGATGAAATTAGGTATAAGCCCTGTCTTTGACCCTAGAAAGGCTGGAGTGGATAATGCGGACTTTTGGATAGAATATAGCAATGAGCATGGTCACAAAAAATCGCTCTAA
- the ppc gene encoding phosphoenolpyruvate carboxylase has protein sequence MTLDNNVLRKRTSLLGSLLGDAISRQSGEQTLDTIETLRKGFIQQRREPNEAHKQQLIDFIASLDNQTLKNVIRGFSIYFFLANLSEENYLREQRHAQRMQSEQSWEGSFRRTLLECRERNIEPAQMQELIDQLKFTPVFTAHPTEARRRTTMNILQSLFTHSDALNNVSENSFAYEQAKEQTAQTIDLLWSSDEVRTRKPLVYDEINNGLHYFNASLFNAIPKVYRNIKKAIIDIYPELIDYPLPAFMSFGSWIGGDRDGNPFVTFETTELAVLMHADTVLRHYQVLLKKLRRQLIHSDTIVTVSPDVYAKIKSYDELDQRVFDYNLDDYSNEPYRRLLSIILTKVKATNRRIQSKGTDSEAEKDAYANPEELLEDLRVIRQSVSTHDTAHSDGLLLDIIRLVKTCGFHLAALDIRQESSYHGEVIADIFASASNLPDYQTLSETERQEWLTRLLKNPGTPLIYTDNLTDKTREQLSLMNSVATLRKLVGQATFGSYVISMTNNASQLLEVLLLMRFAGLCRIDDEGQLSADLPVAPLFETIEDLKNIDKILPAVLDNPLYRGLLQNTDNTQEIMLGYSDSSKDGGIITSAWQLYSAQQTINNIAEQYGIKTRLFHGRGGSVSRGGGSTHKAIAAQPAGTLHGQIKVTEQGEVLYAKYANTDTAVFELTMAITGTLKACSTRFVVQPTELPEYEALFARLADAGEQRYRELTDHTEGFYKFYSEVTPVQEISLLNIGSRPAHRKKGLPSKTTLRAIPWVFGWSLARFTLPAWYGVGSALDSVKEDEALMKEMNQHWPFFSVFISNIEMAFTKANMNIAEAYSQLCDDEPLREKIMTAVTDEHTLTNSGLNSLLEQDSLLSNQQNLASSLQWRDAYLDPINYIQIELLKRARQQDTPNDSAHGDINVEDPLIRSINALAAGLRNTG, from the coding sequence ATGACACTAGATAACAACGTACTACGTAAACGCACCAGTTTGTTGGGTTCATTATTAGGTGATGCTATTTCTCGCCAATCTGGTGAGCAGACGCTAGATACGATTGAGACGCTGCGCAAAGGCTTTATTCAACAGCGTCGTGAGCCGAATGAGGCACATAAACAGCAGCTTATCGATTTTATTGCTTCTTTAGACAATCAAACCTTAAAAAACGTCATACGCGGCTTTTCTATCTATTTTTTCCTAGCCAATCTAAGCGAAGAGAATTATTTGCGTGAGCAGCGTCATGCACAGCGTATGCAATCTGAGCAAAGCTGGGAAGGATCATTTCGTCGTACGTTGCTTGAGTGTCGCGAACGCAATATTGAACCTGCTCAAATGCAAGAGCTGATTGATCAGCTGAAGTTTACACCTGTATTTACGGCGCATCCTACCGAAGCGCGTCGCCGTACAACGATGAATATCTTACAAAGTCTATTTACGCATAGCGACGCCCTAAACAACGTGTCTGAAAACAGCTTCGCCTACGAGCAAGCCAAAGAACAAACTGCGCAAACGATTGATCTATTATGGTCGTCTGACGAAGTACGTACCCGTAAGCCATTGGTATATGACGAGATTAATAATGGTCTACATTACTTCAACGCCAGCTTGTTCAATGCCATTCCTAAAGTATATCGTAATATCAAAAAAGCCATTATCGATATTTATCCAGAACTAATAGACTATCCATTGCCTGCATTTATGAGCTTTGGGTCGTGGATTGGCGGCGATAGAGATGGCAATCCTTTCGTGACTTTTGAGACCACAGAACTTGCCGTACTGATGCATGCTGATACCGTGCTGCGTCACTATCAAGTGCTACTCAAAAAACTGCGCCGGCAGCTGATTCATAGTGACACTATTGTCACCGTTTCACCTGACGTATATGCCAAAATTAAAAGTTATGATGAGCTCGATCAGCGTGTGTTTGACTACAACCTCGATGACTATAGCAATGAACCATATCGTCGCCTGCTCTCTATCATCCTGACTAAAGTCAAAGCCACTAATCGCCGCATCCAAAGCAAAGGTACGGACAGTGAAGCCGAAAAAGATGCCTATGCCAATCCAGAAGAGTTACTAGAAGACCTGCGCGTTATCCGTCAAAGTGTCAGTACACACGATACAGCACATAGCGATGGCCTATTGCTAGATATCATTCGTTTGGTCAAGACTTGCGGCTTCCATTTGGCAGCGCTCGATATTCGTCAAGAGTCGTCCTACCATGGCGAAGTGATTGCCGATATCTTTGCCAGTGCCTCTAACCTGCCCGATTACCAGACACTAAGTGAAACTGAGCGACAAGAGTGGTTGACGCGCTTGCTAAAAAATCCAGGTACGCCGCTTATCTATACTGATAACCTGACAGACAAAACGCGTGAGCAATTGTCATTGATGAATTCGGTCGCTACTCTACGCAAACTGGTGGGACAGGCTACTTTTGGCAGCTATGTGATCTCGATGACCAATAATGCTAGCCAGCTACTAGAAGTATTGCTGCTCATGCGGTTTGCAGGCTTATGCAGAATTGATGACGAAGGCCAGTTGTCTGCTGATTTGCCAGTTGCACCGTTGTTTGAGACCATCGAAGATCTCAAAAATATCGATAAAATCTTGCCTGCCGTGTTAGACAATCCACTGTATCGTGGACTGCTACAAAACACGGACAACACGCAAGAGATTATGCTAGGTTATTCAGACTCATCAAAAGACGGCGGCATTATCACCTCTGCATGGCAGCTTTATAGTGCACAGCAAACCATTAATAACATTGCTGAGCAATATGGTATAAAAACACGCTTGTTCCATGGTCGTGGCGGTTCTGTGAGCCGTGGTGGCGGATCAACGCACAAAGCCATTGCGGCACAGCCAGCAGGCACGCTGCATGGGCAGATTAAGGTAACTGAGCAAGGCGAAGTGCTTTATGCCAAGTATGCCAATACAGATACCGCTGTGTTTGAGCTAACCATGGCTATTACAGGTACACTCAAAGCCTGCTCGACAAGGTTTGTGGTACAACCGACTGAGTTGCCAGAGTATGAAGCGCTGTTTGCACGCTTAGCGGACGCGGGTGAACAACGTTATCGAGAGTTGACCGATCATACCGAAGGGTTTTATAAGTTCTACTCCGAGGTCACCCCAGTACAAGAAATCTCTCTATTAAATATTGGCTCACGTCCAGCCCATCGCAAAAAAGGCCTACCAAGTAAGACCACCTTACGAGCGATTCCCTGGGTGTTTGGCTGGTCATTGGCACGCTTTACCCTACCTGCTTGGTATGGCGTCGGTAGTGCGCTAGATAGCGTCAAAGAAGACGAAGCATTGATGAAAGAGATGAATCAGCATTGGCCTTTCTTTAGCGTATTTATCAGTAATATCGAGATGGCCTTTACCAAAGCCAATATGAATATCGCTGAGGCTTATAGCCAACTATGTGATGATGAGCCGTTACGTGAAAAAATCATGACAGCGGTCACCGATGAACACACGCTGACCAATTCAGGATTAAACTCTCTGCTTGAACAAGACTCTTTATTATCCAATCAGCAGAATCTTGCTTCATCCCTGCAGTGGCGAGACGCTTATCTAGATCCTATTAATTATATCCAGATTGAGCTTTTAAAGCGTGCTAGACAACAGGACACCCCGAACGATTCAGCACATGGCGACATTAATGTAGAAGATCCATTAATCCGTAGTATCAATGCGCTAGCTGCAGGGTTACGAAATACTGGTTAA
- a CDS encoding LysR family transcriptional regulator, giving the protein MDIKTLKSFMAVAKHQSFSEAARDLYTVQPAISRHISSLETELGVVLFNRTSREVTITSAGEQLLKDTAIILTLAEQAKTQVKRAHDGQVGTLNIAHLSSACLTFMAKLVRSYKEEFPHVHVSLFEMTVTEQIEAFNNDRIDIAFSRPLPSAIADDFISHSIYIDKLVAIVNQSHALADQTTIDLAQLKNDKFIIFNRDEAVGLFDETITLCKQAGFSPNIISQPKHMQTLVTEVAASLGVAIAPYCVRKLYSDGCHFMTLNNVSTHIPVHIQYKQSNNSATVAAFVAVALSATDDIQQSMKH; this is encoded by the coding sequence ATGGATATAAAAACACTCAAAAGCTTTATGGCCGTGGCCAAGCACCAGAGTTTTTCAGAAGCGGCGCGTGATCTGTATACCGTACAACCTGCCATCAGTCGCCATATCTCATCGTTAGAGACAGAGTTAGGCGTTGTGCTGTTTAACCGTACTTCTCGTGAGGTGACTATCACATCCGCTGGTGAGCAACTATTGAAAGACACTGCTATCATTTTGACTTTAGCAGAACAAGCAAAAACACAAGTTAAACGAGCCCATGACGGACAAGTAGGTACGCTCAATATTGCGCATCTAAGCTCGGCCTGCCTAACCTTTATGGCTAAACTGGTACGCAGTTATAAAGAAGAATTTCCGCATGTGCATGTGTCATTGTTTGAGATGACGGTGACCGAACAAATAGAAGCATTCAACAATGACCGCATCGATATTGCTTTTTCAAGACCATTGCCAAGCGCCATTGCCGATGACTTTATCAGCCACAGTATTTATATCGACAAGTTGGTAGCAATTGTGAACCAAAGCCATGCCTTAGCCGATCAGACAACCATTGATTTGGCACAACTAAAAAACGATAAATTTATTATTTTTAATCGTGATGAAGCGGTTGGTCTCTTTGATGAGACCATCACACTGTGTAAGCAGGCTGGGTTTTCACCCAATATCATTAGCCAACCCAAACACATGCAAACTTTGGTGACTGAAGTGGCTGCAAGCTTAGGGGTAGCGATTGCGCCCTATTGTGTGCGCAAGCTTTATAGTGACGGCTGTCACTTTATGACGCTAAACAATGTCAGCACACACATACCCGTGCATATCCAATACAAGCAGTCCAATAACAGTGCGACAGTTGCCGCTTTCGTCGCGGTAGCGTTGAGCGCAACAGATGACATACAGCAAAGCATGAAGCACTGA
- a CDS encoding MFS transporter, with protein sequence MDKPVPVLNQSSSHSLSRFILLLMTAAIAATAANLYYNQPILPLIGHEFHLTDSQLGSIPALTQFGYAFALLFISPLGDSIARRRLIGILSCLLVAACVFAAISPSLPVLLLSVFLIGVSANITQQLIPFAASMVSPKNKGATLGTLMMGLTIGILLSRTLSGFVGEQFGWRSVFVMSAALAAVFGVLLRVFLPTNTPQTTLNYFPLVKSSLALFIKHKSLQKFTLAGAFWFASFNVLWATLAIYVSDAPFNYNAQQAGLFGVIALAGVIGAKSSGKWVNKLGSKTLVMMALALAATGFAITGLFAGNLVSLIVGIILIDFAVFSAQVANQVRVFSIDSAAQSRINGIYMLGYYTGGALGSMAGVKAFALYQWPGVVVVSIAFIVISAIFNAFAKK encoded by the coding sequence ATGGATAAGCCAGTACCAGTACTAAACCAATCGTCAAGCCATTCATTAAGCCGATTTATTCTACTGTTAATGACCGCAGCGATTGCCGCAACCGCCGCCAACCTTTATTACAATCAGCCGATTTTACCGCTCATTGGTCATGAGTTTCATTTGACCGACTCACAACTGGGCAGTATTCCGGCATTGACGCAGTTTGGTTATGCCTTTGCCTTGTTGTTTATCTCACCATTGGGCGACTCTATTGCGCGTAGACGCTTGATTGGTATTCTGTCGTGCTTATTAGTAGCGGCTTGTGTTTTTGCAGCGATATCACCCAGTTTACCCGTACTGCTGCTATCGGTGTTTTTGATTGGTGTCAGCGCCAATATTACCCAGCAGCTCATTCCGTTTGCTGCATCCATGGTGTCTCCTAAAAATAAAGGTGCAACCCTTGGTACTCTGATGATGGGATTGACCATTGGTATTCTGCTATCTAGAACCTTAAGTGGGTTTGTAGGGGAGCAGTTCGGTTGGCGCAGCGTGTTTGTGATGTCTGCAGCACTTGCCGCTGTCTTTGGAGTATTACTGCGGGTATTTTTGCCAACCAACACTCCGCAAACCACACTAAATTACTTTCCGCTTGTCAAAAGTAGCTTAGCACTGTTTATAAAACACAAATCCTTGCAAAAATTCACCCTTGCAGGTGCATTTTGGTTTGCCTCATTCAACGTACTATGGGCGACGCTCGCGATTTATGTCAGCGATGCGCCTTTTAATTACAATGCACAGCAAGCAGGATTGTTTGGTGTGATTGCGCTGGCAGGAGTAATAGGGGCTAAATCCTCTGGTAAATGGGTCAATAAGCTGGGTTCTAAAACCTTAGTGATGATGGCATTGGCACTGGCTGCCACAGGCTTTGCTATTACAGGATTGTTCGCAGGTAATTTGGTGTCGCTGATCGTCGGTATTATTTTAATCGACTTTGCTGTATTCAGCGCGCAAGTGGCCAATCAGGTTCGCGTCTTTAGTATCGATTCCGCCGCCCAAAGTCGCATCAACGGTATTTATATGTTGGGTTACTACACAGGCGGGGCACTGGGATCTATGGCGGGTGTCAAAGCTTTTGCCCTATACCAATGGCCAGGAGTGGTGGTGGTCAGTATCGCCTTTATCGTCATCAGCGCAATATTCAATGCATTCGCCAAAAAATAA
- a CDS encoding TauD/TfdA family dioxygenase translates to METPQSTPSLDIAVATDYQIESVALIDRAIQIRWNDGIDSTYHYIWLRDNCPSAFHPHTGERSFDLLSISKDIHPLSVSFDETTLTIEWSEQAHISHFEQSWLREFGYSSALAKDYSSPYKSWDGTFIDHIPMYDQHSIMTSDSALYEWMIALDTYGLTIIDNMPDDSGAGVQIAMRVDYLRQTNFGMTFDVISEKSPINLAYTSLSLPLHTDLPNQELPPGYQFLHFLSNESVGGESTFVDGLKVLEGLREEQPEYFRLLAEYAIPFRFHDTAHDIREHHPVINLDNFGNIVEIKYNAHLADVFDLPSDVMYDYYLAYRELMARLKDSRYKIELKLAAGQMVVFDNRRVLHGRNAFDENIGERRLKGCYVDRSEFKSRLRTLKKQLA, encoded by the coding sequence ATGGAAACGCCTCAATCAACACCATCTCTAGACATCGCCGTAGCAACTGACTATCAAATAGAATCCGTTGCGCTCATTGACCGCGCTATTCAAATACGCTGGAATGATGGTATCGACAGTACGTATCACTATATCTGGCTGCGTGATAACTGCCCATCGGCTTTTCATCCGCACACTGGCGAGCGTAGCTTTGATTTACTGAGTATCTCAAAAGATATCCATCCACTATCCGTCTCTTTTGATGAGACAACGCTAACGATTGAATGGTCAGAACAAGCGCATATCAGTCACTTTGAACAAAGCTGGTTACGTGAGTTTGGGTATTCTAGTGCATTGGCCAAGGACTATAGCAGTCCTTATAAAAGTTGGGATGGCACGTTTATTGACCACATTCCGATGTATGACCAACACAGCATCATGACCAGTGACAGTGCTTTATATGAGTGGATGATTGCGCTGGATACATATGGGCTTACCATTATTGATAATATGCCAGACGACTCTGGCGCTGGTGTACAGATCGCCATGCGAGTTGATTACCTGCGGCAGACTAACTTCGGCATGACCTTCGATGTCATATCAGAGAAGTCGCCGATCAATTTGGCTTATACCTCTCTCTCATTACCGTTGCATACCGACTTGCCAAATCAGGAGTTGCCTCCAGGCTATCAATTTTTGCATTTTTTGAGTAATGAAAGTGTAGGTGGCGAATCTACTTTCGTAGACGGATTAAAGGTGTTAGAAGGGTTACGAGAAGAGCAGCCGGAGTATTTTCGCTTGCTTGCCGAATATGCCATCCCCTTTCGTTTTCATGACACTGCCCATGATATCCGTGAGCACCACCCCGTCATCAATCTAGACAACTTTGGCAATATCGTCGAAATCAAATACAACGCGCATCTTGCAGATGTTTTTGATTTACCAAGTGACGTTATGTACGACTACTACCTTGCTTATCGAGAGCTGATGGCTCGATTAAAAGACAGTCGCTATAAGATTGAGTTAAAACTAGCAGCGGGTCAAATGGTGGTTTTTGATAACCGCCGCGTCCTGCACGGGCGTAACGCATTTGATGAAAACATCGGTGAGCGTCGTCTCAAAGGCTGTTATGTTGACCGCTCAGAATTTAAAAGCCGTTTACGAACGCTTAAAAAGCAACTGGCTTAA
- a CDS encoding MFS transporter: MNQLKTAGSLTLLCIASLTIMVGTLLAPGLVSISAGLGITDNSVLLITLPSLGAVVFAPLAGKLIDKYGAYKLLMIGLFLYGLAGASAYLLHGPAQVFSNRFLLGGITAVVMASCTVLISTWYQGEARLKMIAKQGMSIELGGVIFLFLGGLLASQFWALPLSIYLIAWVFLAMLLLFVPQHHATAVNNEQIAEDDSKAIISGLSLKNVYLISTLAMTIFFTSTVLLPITMHELSYNESQIGQLLAFISLVAVVTAGFMPKIIKWLNEPKVLALAFLAFALSYICFTQASTLLLILGALLIGIGFGFSIPLLNHMTVELSAANVRGRNLSYFTMAVFSGQFFTSFVEYMPGGAHNVFILCTVFSVVISMVLFVKGRKTA, from the coding sequence ATGAACCAATTAAAAACGGCAGGTAGTTTAACCTTACTGTGTATTGCCAGTTTGACCATTATGGTCGGTACGTTACTGGCACCCGGCTTGGTCAGCATTTCGGCAGGCTTGGGCATTACCGACAACAGCGTGCTATTAATTACCTTACCCTCATTAGGTGCGGTGGTATTTGCGCCACTAGCTGGCAAGTTAATCGATAAATATGGCGCGTATAAACTCTTGATGATTGGGTTGTTTTTATACGGACTTGCAGGTGCCAGTGCTTATCTTTTACATGGGCCAGCGCAGGTGTTTAGCAATCGGTTTTTATTGGGCGGTATAACGGCAGTCGTCATGGCGAGCTGTACGGTACTAATCTCTACATGGTATCAGGGGGAGGCTCGCTTAAAGATGATTGCCAAGCAAGGGATGTCCATTGAGCTGGGCGGGGTCATCTTCTTATTTTTAGGTGGTTTGCTGGCTTCACAGTTTTGGGCCTTACCGCTATCGATTTATTTGATTGCGTGGGTATTCTTAGCCATGCTGCTACTGTTTGTACCACAGCATCATGCAACTGCTGTAAACAACGAGCAGATTGCCGAGGACGATAGTAAAGCTATTATTAGTGGTTTATCTCTAAAAAATGTGTATCTTATTTCAACTTTAGCGATGACCATATTTTTCACCTCAACCGTGTTATTGCCCATCACAATGCATGAGTTGAGCTATAACGAATCACAAATCGGTCAACTACTGGCCTTTATTTCTTTGGTGGCGGTCGTTACCGCAGGCTTTATGCCCAAAATAATCAAATGGTTGAATGAACCCAAAGTATTGGCACTGGCATTTTTAGCATTTGCGTTGTCGTATATTTGCTTTACACAAGCCAGTACCTTGCTATTAATATTAGGCGCGCTGTTGATCGGCATTGGATTTGGTTTTAGTATTCCGCTGTTGAACCATATGACCGTCGAGCTAAGTGCTGCTAACGTACGAGGCCGCAACTTATCTTACTTTACGATGGCGGTGTTTTCGGGTCAGTTCTTCACATCATTTGTGGAGTACATGCCGGGCGGCGCGCACAACGTGTTTATCCTATGCACTGTATTCAGCGTCGTTATTAGCATGGTTTTGTTTGTGAAAGGTCGTAAAACTGCTTGA
- a CDS encoding aldehyde dehydrogenase: MSMTTAQVFELASNQQLWAGHLIDTTVPVSETTLPNYSPIDNTCIGSIANGSQQDVNTAVTAARDAFEHGEWRRMSPAERKAIMQRWCQLMHDHMDELAALDCVDAGKPITECLNTDLPATIETFEWYAETADKVFGKVAPTGADALGLVVQEPIGVVGAVLPWNFPAQMYAWKVAPALITGNSVIVKPAELTSLSAYRLTQLAYEAGVPKAALQLVCGLGEEVGAALGQHMDVDMVSFTGSTEVGRLFLQYSAQSNLKEVVLECGGKSPQIVFADAIINEQTIEHILSAAFWNMSENCSCGSRLLIHSSQKEALLTLLKKGLQSWRVGHPYDPEVAIGPMIEKAHFEKVISHLNTAKTEGARLIAGGRIHDELGSGWYIEPTVFDNVSPDMTLFKEEVFGPLLAVTSFETEEEAIQLANQSDYGLAASFYTQNIHRAFRVASAIKAGTVSINGFSEGDITTPFGGYKQSGFGGRDNGLEALSQYTQTKTIWLVN, translated from the coding sequence ATGAGTATGACCACAGCGCAAGTCTTTGAACTCGCCAGCAACCAACAGCTTTGGGCAGGCCATTTAATAGATACTACAGTACCAGTATCCGAGACAACACTCCCTAACTACAGCCCTATTGATAATACCTGTATAGGTAGCATTGCTAATGGGAGTCAGCAAGATGTTAATACGGCGGTAACGGCAGCCCGAGACGCTTTTGAACATGGTGAGTGGAGACGGATGTCTCCTGCAGAGCGCAAAGCTATTATGCAGCGTTGGTGTCAGTTAATGCATGATCATATGGATGAGTTAGCTGCCTTAGATTGCGTCGATGCAGGCAAGCCTATTACTGAATGCCTCAACACTGACCTGCCCGCTACGATTGAAACTTTTGAATGGTACGCCGAAACAGCTGATAAAGTTTTTGGCAAGGTTGCTCCTACTGGCGCAGATGCACTAGGCCTTGTGGTACAAGAGCCTATTGGTGTAGTGGGTGCAGTACTACCATGGAATTTCCCAGCGCAAATGTATGCATGGAAAGTTGCACCCGCATTAATAACTGGCAACTCAGTCATTGTTAAACCTGCTGAATTGACCTCGCTCTCAGCATATCGATTAACACAATTGGCGTACGAGGCTGGCGTGCCAAAAGCGGCGTTGCAGTTAGTCTGTGGGCTTGGTGAAGAAGTAGGTGCGGCACTCGGTCAGCATATGGATGTTGATATGGTTTCTTTTACAGGATCAACCGAAGTCGGTCGACTGTTTCTACAGTACTCTGCACAAAGCAACCTTAAGGAAGTCGTCTTAGAGTGTGGTGGCAAAAGCCCTCAAATCGTCTTTGCGGATGCCATTATCAATGAACAAACCATCGAGCATATTTTATCCGCTGCCTTTTGGAATATGAGCGAAAACTGTAGCTGTGGTTCACGTCTACTTATCCATTCTAGCCAAAAAGAAGCGTTGTTAACGCTATTAAAAAAAGGTCTTCAGTCTTGGAGGGTTGGTCATCCTTACGACCCCGAGGTCGCTATTGGCCCAATGATCGAAAAAGCGCATTTTGAGAAAGTAATATCACACCTTAATACTGCCAAAACGGAGGGTGCTCGTTTGATCGCAGGTGGACGTATCCACGATGAACTCGGTAGTGGCTGGTATATCGAGCCTACCGTCTTTGATAATGTCAGCCCGGATATGACGCTGTTTAAAGAAGAAGTTTTTGGTCCACTTTTAGCTGTCACAAGTTTTGAAACCGAAGAGGAAGCTATTCAGCTCGCCAATCAGAGTGATTATGGGCTTGCCGCTTCCTTTTATACACAAAATATCCATCGCGCATTTCGCGTGGCATCCGCTATTAAAGCTGGTACCGTCTCGATTAATGGTTTCTCTGAGGGCGATATTACGACACCTTTTGGTGGTTATAAACAATCTGGCTTCGGCGGTCGTGACAATGGCTTAGAGGCGTTGTCCCAGTATACCCAAACCAAAACTATCTGGTTGGTGAACTAA